In Euphorbia lathyris chromosome 9, ddEupLath1.1, whole genome shotgun sequence, the following are encoded in one genomic region:
- the LOC136206075 gene encoding protein RGF1 INDUCIBLE TRANSCRIPTION FACTOR 1-like, producing MMINDPEVTLREIKPKSRRRIMGGGGPDEDEEEGEVTNWPPWLQPLLETSFFVQCKHHGDAHKSECNMYCLDCSNGGLCSVCVYSYHKEHRAIQIRRSSYHDVIRVNEIQKYMDITGVQTYIINSARIVFLNERPQPRPGKGVTNTCQVCHRTLLDSFSFCSLGCKIVGTSKKFRKKKKEEAEESKKNKGRKSKIIESFTPSTPPPTRTAKRRKGIPHRSPMGGFILGYY from the exons ATGATGATCAATGATCCAGAAGTCACCCTGAGAGAAATCAAACCCAAAAGCAGAAGAAGAATCATG gGGGGCGGAGGTccagatgaagatgaagaagaaggagaagtaACAAATTGGCCGCCATGGCTGCAACCTCTACTAGAGACAAGTTTTTTTGTTCAATGCAAGCATCATGGCGATGCTCATAAAAGTGAATGCAATATGTATTGCTTGGATTGCAGCAATGGTGGTCTATGTTCGGTATGCGTATATTCATATCATAAAGAGCATAGAGCCATACAGATAAGGAGATCATCTTATCATGATGTCATAAGAGTAAATGAAATACAGAAATACATGGACATAACTGGAGTTCAAACATACATAATCAACAGTGCAAGGATAGTCTTTTTAAATGAAAGACCACAGCCAAGGCCTGGCAAAGGAGTCACCAATACCTGTCAAGTTTGCCACCGTACCCTTCTTGATTCTTTCTCTTTCTGTTCTCTTGGCTGTAAG ATAGTTGGGACATCAAAGAAGtttaggaagaagaaaaaggaggaGGCAGAAGAATCAAAGAAGAATAAAGGAAGAAAAAGCAAAATAATAGAAAGCTTTACACCATCAACACCACCACCAACTAGAACTGCTAAGAGAAGAAAGGGAATCCCACATCGCTCTCCAATGGGAGGCTTCATACTAGGATATTACTAG